In Vicia villosa cultivar HV-30 ecotype Madison, WI unplaced genomic scaffold, Vvil1.0 ctg.000664F_1_1, whole genome shotgun sequence, the DNA window TAAGTAATCAATGGTGTCACGTCATCACACTCCAATGATAAAAAATGCTAAGGAATAGAACTTAAAAGTTAAGCAATCTCTAAGTTCCCCCCATTGGAGATGTTGATCTTAACTAACCGGCatttccaaataattaaaacCCTATAACGATTTATTGTCCATTGCTCCAAAGTTCAATATCGTACATAGGACTAAAGTATTCATGTTCATATCCCACCGTTAATAAGCTAGCTTCTTCATTTGGAGGAACATATGAATTGTCTATCATATATGGTTCTGTCCAGAAACTATCACTCAAAACATCCATGTATAAAGGAAGCTCATAGTCATCAAGAATTGAACTTTCATATGATATTGTGGCTGCTGCAGTGTCCATTGTTATGGAAGAGAATCCACTCGATGATGGGGTTGAAGACAATGGATTTGTAATATTTGGAACAATATTGTTTTCTAATGCTCCTTCAAGTTTATTGGCTTCTTCCATTGCAGggtgtttatttgaatttgaagttttggatttttctgtttcacgTTTAGTTTCAGACTTATTATTCTTTATAAAACGCTTTTTCAAGTTGGTGTGCCAATGATTCTTTATCTCGTTATCTGTTCTCCCGGGTAAATTTGCAGCAATCACTCTCCATCTGCATTGCAAAATTTGTTTCATCATcataaaaaaaccctaaaacattATGGCAAAACGTTTCATTCCATGTAGGAAATAAATAATGTAGAAGGTGATAGTGCATTGACATGTAAATGATACCTATTACCAAGTTTTTCATGAAGCTTGATGATAGTCTCTTCTTCTTGTTGAGAAAAGTTTCCTCTTTTGAGATCTGGTCTTAGATAGTTCAACCACCTTAATCTACAACTCTTTCCACATCTTTCAAGACCTGAAAACATTATTTCATTATAACAGATAAACTAGAAGAAAAAACCAACCGACACACATGAATAAATAATTATTTGTACCTGCAAATTTAGGTAGTTGTCGCCAATTCCAGCAGCCATATCTAGTTACATAAGCAATCAACTTGTTGTCTTCTTCATGAGTCCACTTGCCTTTTCGCAAACTATTTTTGTCACCACAAGAGCTTCCATCCATGTTCTCTTACTACCAAAAATTCTTAGTATGAGAGTGTGTTGCATGTGGTATCCTatatattatgaaaattaaaaaaaaaaaattgtgaagtaTCCTAGACTAGAGTTTATTTGGGTTTTGATTTATCTACCAATCAACAATTTATTGTCCTGTTACACTCTATATTAATTTATCAATAACCTGCTCGTTTGAGCGAATTTGGAAAAGTAAATCTGTAAAAAAACACAAATTTTTCTTAGCTTTTGAAAAATTTTTCAGTCTAAACcctcaataaaataaaattagtcaGCAAATCTAATGATGTGGCCCTACTacgtaatatttttatatatttatttataaaaagatTTAAAATGAGGAAATATGAGATATATGTATTTCTTTCATATAGGGATTTTTCAAAATTCTCTAAAATGAAGGGGACAAATAACTATTAatctataaattatttaattaaaatttcaaatatgATTTGTTTAGAGAGAACTCGTATTCAACTAAATTTGaaagtaattaaaatttatatttattaattttgtaataatCCTCCATAGATTTTAGTAATTTAAAATTCAGttgatatatataaataatatctgACTAACAATTATTtcacttaaaattttaatttaattttaaaaagttcacTTTAGATAAAATTTGTTAACAAGTTGAGCTAAAATGAGTTGAAAAAAAAACGTGTTGGTTTTAGAATAAAATTGTAGTACAGACTGATATAGACATGCGCATGTGATATAACTACTAGTTTATTTCCTTTGTGTCATAGTGACCATAAGTTTTGAATATCTATAACTACGGATGATATTAGAACATGGCTCAGGCTAGGTGAGAGGACTCTTtaggtcttttttttttttggataaccaattttttttttaaaatttagaaatAACCAACATTTCAAATTAATTACACAAATAGTCACTTTTTTACTAAAaacacacgttgtcgccaggggtggcgacaacacttacCTTTCAAAGTAGTCGCCAATGGACCTGGCGAAGATGTATAAAAATTGGGTGTTGTCGctaccccctggcgacaacacctccCTTATATGTTGGTAATCCgacatgttttttttcttcaaaatttgtagtggtttttttaaaaaaaaattataacggGAGTTATTAATCATGTGAGAGACCTATGAAGGTCATGCACCGTAGACGGCACCTTAGAACATTATATGTAGGGTCGGACAATAGGGCAATTTCGGGCTCAAAAGCCTCACCCATCCCAACCCGCAGTTGAGTCATATAAGCTCATTTCTGCCCATTTTCTTAATCGATTTGGACGGGTTGGATTGGGACGTATCGCGAGTTATTTCAAACGGTTTACAATAATACCCCTAAACCAAACTGCCGGGGCGAACGGCCCCAACCTTTAACTATTAGGCGTTACCTATAACTCAAactcaacaatctccaccttagTCAATATCAAACCTCTATGAAGATTAAATGGATAATGTCATATCGTAGCAACTGGGATTGTGTAGTTCTTTCTTAACACTAAGAAACGTGTTacaacactacaaaaaaaaaagctTATTAGAGACGTGAAAATCACGCCACAAAGTGAAAAAACACATCACAAACCAAAATTTGCGACGTGAAACATTACGCCGCAGGAGGCAAGGTGGAAACTcagtagtgacgtgattttcacttcactatttagtgaagtgaaaatcacgtcgctaaatTTGGACCAGATATTCACAcagcttaaaaaaaaaatttctaaaaaatgttaataaataatttaagaaaacagtttaaaaaaataataataagaaattaatacaaaaaagttaaaaattaaataaaaaatttaattaaaaaaaattaattaaaaaatttgagaATTCCAAGTGGCTctacaaaaaaaattagaatctGGACTGAAATAGTGTAGTCAGGGCTATAACGATGGAATCTAAATCTAAATATATTAGAATAAATAGTGTAGTCAGGGGCTACGATGGAATCTAAATATTACGAGAaaagttttaaaagaaaaaacttTACGAGGGgctaaaatcaaatctcgctaacattacaagaaaaatttatatatttaaccctaaaaaaaaaatactaaattacATGGTATTGTTCTTAACTAACAAAACattcttttaataaatataacatataattatatgttatacttttaatatatattttaatttaagaaatataacatataatcatattatattttattttttttaaatatatatatttaatatatattctacttttaatatatattttaattttaaagaaatgtattttcaatttaataacaataacatatattttaatttaagaaatataacatataatcatattttattttaaatatacatgtataatatatattctacttttaatatatattttaatttaaaaaaaatgtattttcaatttaataacaataacatatattttaatttaaggaatataacatataatcatattatattttattttatttaaaatatacatataaaatatatattctacgtttaatatattttttaatttaaaaaaaattattttcaatttaataacaataacatatattttaatttaagaaatataacatataatcatattatattttatttcaatttaagaaatataacatataatcatattatattttagtttattttaaatatacatatatcatatatattctacttttaatatatattttaattaaaaaaaatgtattttcaatttaataacaataacatatattttaatttaagaaatatattatataatcatattatattttattttatttaaaatatacacatatatatatatatatatatatatatatatatatatatataatatatattctccttttaatatatattttaatttaaaaaaaaaatgtatttttaatttaataacaataacataacatatattcTATTTCTATTTAATATATACTGCACATaaagaaaaattattttcaatttaatattttctgtttttaagaacaataacataaaaaaatattattaatattttttgtttttaagaaTAATATCATTAAATACTTATATTttgtttagaaaataaaaaacatattatgaaaataaatctAAACATTTTTAACATTCTAAACTCCTCAACTCCTAAACTCAAAATTAACATTTACATCATATACATTTTTATCATTCTAACAATTTAATCTACTAAATTGGaaggaaaaaatcaaaatacctcttcttcaatctccttCTCCTTGATTCCTCTTATTCTTCAATCTTcgtcaaaacctaacaaaaacattaaaatttaagttaacaaatatatttaaaaattcaagTAATTAAAAAACGAAATTATACTAATTTGTGTATGAAACTTACCTTTGATACAATAATGAAAGAAATTTGTAGTGAAAATTTATGAATAAGAGGTATAGAAAATATGGGTATGAGATGAATAGGTATAAGTTTGGAAGAGAGAAAGAGTGAAATGGGGAAGAAACGCAGCTGGGTCCGAAAGGAAAACGAAACGCGCTTACATATAAGACAATCAGCGACATGAATTTCACGTCGCAACCTGCCACGTGTAATTCACGTCGCAACGCACCCAACGGTCATGAATTAGATTCCTTCACTACAAAAGCCTATAACGTGTTTGTCCTATAAGCCAATCGGCGACGTGAATTTCACGTCGCAACCCAACCACGTGTAATTCACGTCGCAACCAATGCCAACGGTCAATAACTTTAATGCCTCCCTTAATTCATGTTTGCACCACGTCAAATTCGTTCAGgttctttttatctttaattgttGCGACGTGTATAACATGtcacaacttttttttttcaaatttcaaacttcCCACTCTCTGAAATTTGcgcctttttaaatttttttttacttttactttaGCGACGTGTTTTACACTTcgcaaatatttttgttttaaaaaattctgaCACCCAACTATTGTGatgttattttcattattttattaatacaaaaatggtgacgtgattatcacgtcgcaaccGCCTTATTTTAGCCacatgataatcacgtcactacttCGCGTGGCTAATGACCACTTTTCTTGTAGTGCAAGTCCAAAAAATGTTTGAACTTGTCATTAGTGATTGGCTTTGTGAACATATCAGTTGCATTCTCTGAAGTGTGAACCTTCTGAAGTAATATTTGTTCGGAAGCCTCCAACTCATTGATCTTGTGGAACCTCACATCAAAATGCTTGATCTGAACATAATACGGCAGATTGTTTGCCAAATAGATAGCACTCTGACTATCACAATGCAACTGATCTACATCTTGCTCAACACCTAACTCTTTCACTAACCCTATAAGCCACAATGCTTTCCTGGCAATTTCAGCTACTACCATGTATCCTGCCTCAATTGTAGACACAGTTACTATAAATTGAACTAATGATTTGTAGTATAaagtcccccccccccccccccccgcgcTCAAGATTAAAGATATACCCTATTATAAACATCATATCATCTAGATCAACTGCATAATCAGAATCCACATATCCTGCAATTGATGAAATACCATGCTCCATGATGAAAATGATACCACGATCCGTTATTCCCTTCAagtaccttagaatccacttgACTACTTCGAAAATGGTGTTTCCCAAGCTTGGATATGAACTTGCTCACTTAACTAATTGCTTGTGCCAAATCCAATACAGTATAATCCATAGCATATATCAAATAACTAATTGTACTGGAATAAGAATCTTAGAAATGCCTTCAATCCAGTACTacaataatacatttcatgacaaAGCTTTCACCTCAGGAAAAATAAAACTGGGTATAATGCCAAGGCgcaccatattttatttttaaaaaaataaaaacaacatattccCTCAGTTTTTATTATAACCGAGGGGAAAAACAACTCAGGAAATGCTTCAAATCCCAGCTATtgaagtttatgtttttatttgtttataagtgtaaactaaatAACTCATCCCTTCAGTTTCCATAATAACCGAGGGATAAAATAATTAGACTTTACTATAAAAGTACTCGTTAAATAGATTTTACCCTAATCCATACTTATATGTAGCCTCCCTAACTCGTATGCATCATTCTTTAGGATGGATTGTAAGACAGAAAATTCTTCAATGTTTTTCTattcttgaacaaaatatttttttctacccttgcaatctatctcacataattgtgttgatgttgttgttgtatttttggaacAACACTCAATTAAAGAAGGTTGAAAAAGTTCTATGtgatagattgcaagtgcagaaaatcatTCTTGCTTCAAGTTAAATAAAGAATGGAGTTCAACCTTTTAAAagattagaagttggatgcatacAAGATATGCCATAAAATCTTAAATTACAACGACGATGATGAATTTGGAAttttttaatattctatgtaaacaatgtaatgttttaaaaataagaTTATTCACCTCAATTTTCTTCTAAAATCGAGGGGTGAACATATTTTACCTCAGTTTGTGTCAAAATTGAGGGAATAATATTGGCGTGATTATtgaggattttgatcattgtcCTTAAATAAATCATTGTAGTCCATTTCATGACTATCAACACTTAAGACACTACCATTAGTGATCCACGTGAAACATTATAAACTtccattataaaaaaattatgaatttcaAAAAGAGCATTCTAATTACCATTGTGAAGCATCATGAAATacttgaaactatctacatccaccactttaaggtttgccataaaaagatctctatgatggattgcaatagCAGAAAAGTATTTGGGTTTAAGGTTCGTGTTCTTATATATCTATTCGAGCAGAAAATCATTTGTTTATCAAacactttttttgttttatttcaaaaataaatgcATACAAAAGAAATTGAATTGATCATGCACCCAATATTTTCTCTTCCCCAAAATTCTTTGATTTAAAGATAAAATCGAGATctttagaaaaattaatttttttgtgtaaacaatgtaatattttgggtaaacaatgtagcttgtaaataaataaatttattaatattatgtgtaaacaatgtgatgagttttaaaaaaatctatattACCCTCAATTTTAGACTAAAATCGAGAGGTATGATGCactagttttaaaaataattaaaatgcagatactggggttcgaacccatgtgcaTATAACTTAAGCCTTCAGTTTTATATTAATAGAGgggtaatgtgaaagctttttaTGACACGATTCGTTACCTCGCTTTTGTATTCAAGGTTAATTTCATTTCACGTCTGAGGTGAAAcatgttatttgtagtagtgatctCTGGATCTGTATTCGGACACTGCCTTTGGAGACTACTTTAAGCCATACAAAGACATATTCAATTTACAAACAACTTTGCCATGTCCAGTGTCATTGAGACCCTCTGGCTGCTCCATCTAGATTTTCTCGTCTAGATTACCATGGAGGAAAGTTATTTTGACATTATCTGCTCTAAATACATATCTTTGTTGGCTATCAGGGTTAATACTTCCCTGATAGAAGTGTGTCTAACCACTGGACTAAAAATCTCATTATTATCAATCTCCTTCAGTAGTGAATACCCCTTTGCCATTAGGTGGGCTTTGAAATTTTCCCCATCTTTTTTTGTTATTGCTAGATTTTTCTTGTACACCCACTTGCAACCTGTAGGTCTTTTTCCTTATGGCAGATAAAGAAGATCCCATGTTTCAATATTTTCCAAGGACTCAATCTCCTCCACCATAGCACTCATCCACTTATCTTTCTCTTGGCTAGCCATATCCTTTCGAAAAGTATAAGGGTCTCCTGAACTGGTAAGAAGAGCGTATGTTGCTAAGTCCTCAAACCCATATCTTGTGAGGGCACAAATCCTTTGACAAAACTCTTTGAGCCTTACAATCATTTTATTTGTTCTTTTAACATTACAACCTTTAGccaatttaaaagaaaaacaatgttCACCACCTTATCTTAAGGATATGAGAGCACATGAAAGCAAGggtattgaaaaataaaaagttggggagaaaaataaaaaggatatgTTTTGAAACAAAAACTTAAGTAATAATGGtgcaataaaagaaaaagaaaattactttgtgataaaacaattcaaaaataaaaagtcaaCCGTACAAAAGAAAAGACATTAAAAAGAAAAGACTTAATTACAACTTTAGTCCCtctattttatctttttcttgactttgatccctctattttaaaaacaaCTATTTTAGTCCCATTTTAaggttttctgtgcaattttcgtcccccaaatttttttctataaaattagtccctatttttgtctatttttcaACAGAAGACTcaaaagggggaccaaaatcgtgatttTAAAAATGAGGGGACCAAAATCGAAAAACAGACAAAATAGGgagaccaaagttgcaattaagccaaaataAAAACGTTGTAAGAAAGTGATTCAAAGTGAATTATACAACGAAATTTATTGtttaactcacttttacataagtgtattcaaacataaatctattctactaaactcaattttgtaaaaaatcaattctctcaaactcaattCTGCTAGAATTAATTTTGTCTACCGTCAATCAAAACACACTTAGTGGAATCCAAACACACTTAGTGGAATTTGGTTCCTTCATTTATTAAGAAGGAATTTTTTAAGAATAAATTAGTTTCCTCTTCTCACTAGTGCAGAAAAGATATTTTACATCAGGCGAAAAACACATTTTACATCGGATTTGGGTCCGTTGTAAAGACAGGTGATGTAGTAAATcaaagacattttacatcgggcaaTAGTCCGATGTGAAAAATGCACTTACCGCATCAGTTAACTGTTTAGTCAGATGTAAAATATgggtttaactttttttttaaataaatgcaATATTTAACATCGGTTTCCTTTCATACCCGATGCAAAATGATGGTTTTTACATCGGTCGCAAGTCTAACCCGTTGTAATATGTAtgttatctttttaaaaaaattagactaTTTTTTAGTGAAATCGAGGTGGAATCCCTGTAATTTTGTTTGAtacctaatttttcatattttttccaacATCACACAGACCACATTTAAGTCTCCATTTGATATCTAATTGTTCATATTTTTTCAACCAACCAGTTAATTTCATTGCACCAAATAGAAAGAATGCAAATGATCTTTAAAATAAACCATTGAGTTACAAAAGTTATAATCTAGGAAAAGTGTACAAAATTACACTGTGTAAGCATTTGTGTCAACATAATGAATTGAGTTGATACAAAGATATTTATATAGATGAGAAACAAAAAAATGACACGATATTGTTCCAATCCCCATATATCATTGAAGAACTTGAAGAAAGGAATCCTACAATATCAAACATGATATCAATCCAACAAGAGCAAGCAGAATCATATACCTGCAAACATCAAGGACAAAACACACTTTTATGAAACATCATCAAGTACTAATAAATAATTGGGATAATTGacatttaccccctgccatataggcgaggttCGGATTaccccctattaattttttttttttgaattacccCTTTGAAATATAAAAAGTTCTATGATTTACCCTCCTAGGACCCCcctgtaaacttgtttttttgactTACCCCCTTGggttttcactgttttttacacgcttaggggtaccctaaaaatacaggggataatccaaaaaaaaaaattaatagggatAATCCGAAcatcgcctatatggcagggggtaaatgtCAATTATCCCTAAATAATTATAATGTAAGTAATACAtctattaaagaaaaataaaaacatagcCACATAATTTAAATCTCAAATTTTAGTATATTGAATTATAAATTAATGTGATTATACTACTTAACTCATAAGATAGAAAGCTTCAAAGTACGTTTTTGATTTTGAACACCAACTGTTAAGGTGCCTTTATGTTCTTTAAGATAGAAATAATTAATCTTATGACAAGAGAGAATGTTGGTTGCAATAAAACAATCaagtaaataaaaatgattatCGAACTTACTGCAGCTTCAACATTTGCAAGAGATTCGTCATTAGAACCGGAAAGCATTGAGATGATACTCAATACTATACTCTCTACCTGCCAGATAATAACAGATGATTATTTAGTACATAAAAGATTTTAATAAGTTTAGTTTCA includes these proteins:
- the LOC131630252 gene encoding transcription factor MYB14-like; the encoded protein is MDGSSCGDKNSLRKGKWTHEEDNKLIAYVTRYGCWNWRQLPKFAGLERCGKSCRLRWLNYLRPDLKRGNFSQQEEETIIKLHEKLGNRWRVIAANLPGRTDNEIKNHWHTNLKKRFIKNNKSETKRETEKSKTSNSNKHPAMEEANKLEGALENNIVPNITNPLSSTPSSSGFSSITMDTAAATISYESSILDDYELPLYMDVLSDSFWTEPYMIDNSYVPPNEEASLLTVGYEHEYFSPMYDIELWSNGQ